The Cytobacillus oceanisediminis genomic interval AAAAAGAGAAGCGCGGGATTTAAAGGAGAAGAAAGATTATTTTATTACTTAAGCTTTCTTGAACCTAAAAAGTATTGGATTTTTCATGATTTGAGGTTATCAAACGGATCGCATTTTTTTCAAATCGATGCATTGCTGCTCACTGTAAATTTTGCACTCATATTGGAAGTTAAAAATTGGACAGGAACCTTGATTTTCAGCCCTCATTTCCAGCAGGTCATCCGCATCCAAAATGATAAAGAGGAAGGATTTCCGGACCCCCTTTCACAAGCGCGGCATCAGACGAATCAGTTTAGAAACTGGCTTGGTCTTAATGGATTTCCTGATATTCCACTGGAATTTTTAGTTGTAATCAGCCATCCTTCTACCATTATTAAGGCAGAGACCGACCCGCTGCAAATATCTAAGAGAGTCTTACACTCTCATCACCTTTTATCCAAAATGAATGGCATTGAAAATAAGTTCCCTCAAGAAAAAACTGACTCTAAGGAGATACGGAAGCTATGCCGGACTTTGTTAAAAAAACATAACCCTGCACAATCCGAGATTCTCGAGCACTTCAATGTTTCAGCTGAAGAAATTCTCACTGGTGTTAGCTGTCCTAAATGCACTTCCCTTCCGATGATTTTCCATTGGGGGAAATGGCACTGCCCAATGTGTTTGTTTTCCTCTTCGTTAGCACATGAAGCTGCAGTCCAAGACTACTTCCGGCTTATTAAGCCGTCAATTACCAACTCGCAATTCCGCTCATTCACCCATATACCATCCCCCTATGCGGCTTCAAGATTGCTCTCCAGGATGAACCTTTCATTTAAAAGAAATAAAAGACACCGAATTTACGAAAAATCCCCTGAACAGTGATTAATCTCACAAATTTTTCCAATAATTTAATTTATAATCAGGTTAAATTGAGGTGCTAATATGGAAAAGAACTGGTCTATTTCACTTGAGCATGGTAATTACGCTAGTGATTTGGAGCTTCTGATCAACGATGCGATTGCGGCAGTAAGCCAGACAGCTAAAGGATATTATGTCAATATAGTCACACCAGCTGAGTTAGGTAATCCCGATAACTATCTAACTGAAGCACTGCTCATATACTTCGGAAATAAAGTGGACCCTCAATTTATCGATCAATGCGGATGCGGGGGGTATGTTTTGAGGGTATGGAAAATCAAGTGAGGGACCTGACGATTTTGTGTGATTATAAGAACAGGCATGTCATTTTGAATTATTATTATGAAGAGGAGCTTATTGATCGGGATGGAATCAGCTTTAATATTTACGTTCACCAGGGGACAATTTACTTTATCAAAAACAGAAAACGGATCGTAACTATCAATTCGAAGAAATATCGTAATATATTGATAGGCGAGGATTTTCAAAATTACTATATTATGCGGAGAGATAAGAATCGTCTTGATATCTATTTTCCTTAAACGGAGCTGCGAAAGCGCTGGATACGCTTTTGCAGCTTTTTTTATTTGGGAGGAATATATCTATTTGCAGGAAGCCTGAATCTATTTGCGAGTTCACAGTTCTTTTTGCAAAATCTAAGATTGTATTTGCAATTTGATAATCCTAGACTGATCCCCGATCTATTGCTGCTCGCCTATTTGCAGGTAGCAGCTTGGTATTTGCACTTTTCCAGTTCTATTTGCAGAATTCATCCTGCTATTTGCAGCATACTCCGTTTTATTT includes:
- a CDS encoding CGCGG family putative rSAM-modified RiPP protein, which translates into the protein MEKNWSISLEHGNYASDLELLINDAIAAVSQTAKGYYVNIVTPAELGNPDNYLTEALLIYFGNKVDPQFIDQCGCGGYVLRVWKIK
- a CDS encoding nuclease-related domain-containing protein gives rise to the protein MISKSLKVPELNLQLEALLRRIPEHHPAREKVISEYKKRSAGFKGEERLFYYLSFLEPKKYWIFHDLRLSNGSHFFQIDALLLTVNFALILEVKNWTGTLIFSPHFQQVIRIQNDKEEGFPDPLSQARHQTNQFRNWLGLNGFPDIPLEFLVVISHPSTIIKAETDPLQISKRVLHSHHLLSKMNGIENKFPQEKTDSKEIRKLCRTLLKKHNPAQSEILEHFNVSAEEILTGVSCPKCTSLPMIFHWGKWHCPMCLFSSSLAHEAAVQDYFRLIKPSITNSQFRSFTHIPSPYAASRLLSRMNLSFKRNKRHRIYEKSPEQ